Proteins encoded together in one Methanobacterium bryantii window:
- a CDS encoding metallophosphoesterase: MLKKIGLAIIIIITSFMIYSLIEPYWIQIEEVMIESNQIPAQFDGKKIIFISDVHMGSWPFFDQERTQDLVNEVNGLHPDMILLGGDYVSDEPLYVNSSFTELSKLKAPLGVYCVLGNNDPRNESLEAIKNTNITYIGNTGLWIEYQGAKVRIGGVGDIQTDTQDQDSAVGNANKNDFMLLLSHNPDFFPLADKSKVDLMLSGHTHGGQITFFGIWAPYTHSQYGNKYRTGVIKENNSTMVVSNGIGTITLPMRFFARPQIVVIDLKRT, from the coding sequence TTCGTTCATGATTTATAGTTTAATTGAACCTTATTGGATTCAAATTGAAGAGGTCATGATAGAATCAAATCAAATTCCTGCCCAGTTTGATGGTAAGAAAATTATTTTTATATCGGATGTCCACATGGGATCATGGCCATTTTTTGACCAAGAAAGAACACAAGATTTGGTCAATGAGGTAAATGGATTGCATCCAGACATGATTTTACTTGGAGGAGATTATGTAAGCGACGAACCTCTCTATGTCAATTCTTCATTTACAGAACTTTCCAAATTAAAAGCACCTTTAGGTGTTTACTGTGTTTTAGGAAACAATGATCCTCGGAATGAATCTCTTGAAGCTATTAAAAACACCAATATCACATATATTGGTAATACAGGCCTCTGGATTGAATATCAGGGGGCAAAGGTTAGAATTGGTGGTGTAGGCGATATACAGACTGATACCCAGGATCAAGACTCTGCAGTAGGTAATGCAAATAAAAATGATTTTATGCTACTTTTATCTCACAATCCTGACTTTTTTCCGCTGGCTGATAAATCAAAAGTAGATTTAATGCTTTCAGGGCACACTCATGGGGGACAAATAACTTTCTTTGGGATCTGGGCCCCATATACTCATTCTCAATATGGAAATAAATATAGAACTGGAGTAATAAAAGAAAATAACTCTACAATGGTTGTAAGTAATGGTATTGGTACAATTACATTACCTATGAGGTTCTTTGCACGTCCTCAGATTGTAGTAATAGATTTAAAAAGAACTTAA
- a CDS encoding DUF1002 domain-containing protein encodes MKKYIAVILLVLMAIAPIYGASGFAVTIGVATNSNSQYKNSVMDYFQSHTDKNVSTATTKLITASEVNEISQNITGRTYSSSQIYSCAMVDLSYSNGINVTVDSSKINVVTPKMYANALKSLGINNGYVVVTSPVVSSGESALAGVLKSYELAVGAQIPDSAKQAATDTLYTETQIANQTGQSPDTIANLFEQVQNEVQNQNLQDASQIKVIVINTANNLNINISDSQAQEIANTISNSQQVQGELAGFKSQLQNVTGQLSQSGGILGQIMSYLQSAFDYLKSLIFGQQ; translated from the coding sequence ATGAAAAAGTATATAGCAGTAATTCTGCTGGTATTAATGGCTATAGCCCCAATATATGGTGCTTCAGGATTTGCAGTAACCATAGGAGTAGCTACAAATTCAAATTCTCAATATAAGAATTCTGTAATGGATTATTTCCAGTCTCACACTGATAAAAATGTGAGTACAGCTACTACAAAGCTTATTACAGCATCTGAAGTTAACGAAATTTCTCAAAATATAACTGGAAGGACTTACTCTTCAAGTCAGATATACTCATGTGCTATGGTGGATCTGAGTTATAGCAATGGAATTAATGTCACAGTGGACAGCAGTAAAATAAATGTTGTTACCCCTAAGATGTATGCAAATGCACTAAAATCTTTAGGAATTAATAATGGATATGTAGTAGTTACTTCTCCTGTTGTATCCTCTGGAGAATCTGCTTTAGCAGGTGTATTAAAATCTTATGAACTTGCAGTAGGTGCTCAAATCCCTGACAGTGCTAAACAAGCTGCAACAGATACATTATATACAGAAACTCAGATAGCAAACCAGACAGGTCAGAGTCCGGATACAATAGCTAATCTTTTCGAACAAGTCCAGAATGAAGTTCAAAATCAAAATCTACAAGATGCAAGTCAGATTAAAGTAATTGTAATTAACACTGCTAATAACCTGAATATCAATATCAGTGATTCACAGGCACAGGAAATTGCAAACACCATATCGAATTCCCAACAGGTACAGGGAGAACTGGCAGGATTTAAGTCACAACTACAAAATGTTACAGGGCAGCTGTCTCAATCTGGCGGAATATTGGGTCAAATAATGAGTTATCTACAATCTGCATTTGACTATTTGAAAAGTTTAATATTTGGACAGCAATAG
- the twy1 gene encoding 4-demethylwyosine synthase TYW1, with protein MSLNDENLKKLEKMGYRFVGNNKHSAAKVCHWTKKSILDEGVCYKQKFYGIESHRCLQISPSVPFCHQKCLFCWRDLSVTQTQWKGDFDEPGEIIDGCIDAQRNLLCGFFGNEKANPKKLQESQDPNNAAISLAGEPMLYPKIDDLIEEFHRRNFTTFLVTNGMTPEKLENLKEEPTQLYVSLDAPNKETYNKLCNPQVENGWNNLNKSLDLISSFDCRTVLRMTCVKGYNMQNVDEYADMIKKTNPDFVEIKAYMFVGYSRKRLTFENMPSNQEIYDFASSVAEKCDLEIKDKSYESRVVLLK; from the coding sequence ATGTCATTAAACGATGAAAACCTCAAAAAGCTTGAAAAAATGGGATACCGGTTTGTAGGAAATAACAAACATTCTGCAGCTAAAGTATGCCACTGGACTAAAAAGAGCATACTTGATGAGGGAGTATGTTATAAACAGAAATTTTATGGTATAGAAAGCCACAGGTGCTTGCAAATATCTCCAAGTGTTCCTTTCTGCCATCAAAAGTGTTTATTCTGCTGGAGAGATCTCTCAGTTACGCAAACACAATGGAAAGGAGATTTTGATGAACCCGGAGAAATTATTGACGGCTGCATAGATGCCCAGAGGAATCTTCTCTGCGGATTTTTTGGAAATGAAAAAGCAAACCCTAAAAAACTCCAGGAATCTCAGGATCCAAATAATGCAGCGATTTCACTTGCTGGTGAACCAATGCTGTACCCCAAAATAGATGACCTGATAGAAGAATTCCACAGGAGAAATTTCACCACATTCCTGGTTACAAATGGGATGACACCTGAAAAATTGGAAAATCTTAAAGAAGAACCAACCCAGCTTTATGTATCCCTTGATGCTCCAAATAAAGAGACATATAACAAATTATGCAACCCTCAGGTAGAAAATGGATGGAATAACCTAAATAAAAGCCTTGATTTGATTTCAAGCTTTGACTGCAGAACGGTCTTGAGAATGACATGTGTAAAAGGATACAACATGCAAAATGTAGATGAATATGCCGACATGATTAAAAAGACAAATCCTGATTTTGTTGAAATTAAAGCGTACATGTTTGTAGGATACTCCAGAAAAAGGCTGACTTTTGAAAATATGCCTTCAAATCAGGAGATTTATGATTTTGCAAGTTCTGTAGCAGAAAAATGTGATTTGGAGATTAAAGATAAATCATATGAAAGTAGAGTTGTGCTTTTGAAATAA
- the tpiA gene encoding triose-phosphate isomerase, with translation MNEIKETPIVILNFKTYLESTGENALKLAKSSEMVAEETGVNIMVAPQYTDIYRIAREVDIPVLAQHIDTIDAGGHTGSILPECVKEAGAVGTLINHSERRVELFEIDAAIKKADSLGLSTVVCTNNIETSSAAATLNPDFVAIEPPELIGSGIPVSKAEPEIVEKTVESIHNINPKVRVLCGAGISTGDDLKAAIDLGSEGVLLASGIILADDPKKALLDLVSKI, from the coding sequence ATGAACGAAATTAAAGAAACTCCAATTGTAATTTTGAATTTTAAAACATATTTAGAATCTACAGGAGAAAATGCTCTAAAACTTGCTAAAAGTTCAGAGATGGTTGCAGAAGAAACTGGTGTAAATATAATGGTTGCACCTCAATATACAGATATTTACAGGATTGCTCGCGAAGTGGATATTCCTGTTTTAGCCCAGCATATTGATACAATTGATGCAGGAGGACACACAGGCAGTATTCTACCAGAATGTGTAAAAGAAGCTGGAGCAGTTGGTACTCTTATAAACCATTCAGAAAGAAGGGTAGAACTTTTTGAAATCGACGCTGCAATTAAAAAAGCGGATTCACTTGGATTAAGTACCGTTGTTTGTACAAATAATATAGAAACAAGTTCTGCGGCTGCTACGTTAAATCCAGATTTTGTAGCTATAGAACCTCCAGAACTTATAGGATCGGGAATCCCTGTATCCAAGGCCGAACCTGAAATCGTTGAAAAAACAGTAGAAAGCATCCACAACATCAATCCAAAAGTAAGAGTACTCTGTGGTGCTGGGATATCAACAGGAGATGACCTGAAAGCAGCGATAGATTTAGGAAGTGAAGGGGTACTTCTTGCATCCGGAATAATTCTTGCAGATGATCCTAAAAAAGCGCTTCTGGATCTTGTAAGTAAAATATAA